Proteins encoded together in one Lachnospiraceae bacterium JLR.KK008 window:
- a CDS encoding ABC transporter permease → MRFRDLFSMSAASLWKRKVRTVLTVLGVVIGTASIVVMVSLGLGLNRSTMQNIEENGGLTTIEVQEASQYMDSSETSAEKDQKRLDDEFVETISTHPHVKLVSPVLKFYVLAKCGVYENSYMELRGMSSEALQSMNFPLASGSLPLSEDSLELLYGNQILAEFQNPKTGSGYWLDGTLPDIDLEKDGVFLVYDMDSYYAAQNSSGGLPGESGQTAGKPPKKYLAQCAGIIDGGMDTYKSYSWGVYCNIKALEAQLRRVFKNKVVPGQPTTATGKPYKELYYSEIYVEVDEMENVAEVQKWITDMGYQTYSNSDWVESTKTQYGYIQAVLGGIGAVSLIVAAIGITNTMMMSIYERTKEIGVMKVIGCDMRDIRTLFLMEAGFIGLIGGVAGLLFSLLISFVINRVVAGMGMEMTLSYIPLWLAGSSVVFAVLIGMTAGFFPALRAMRLSPLAAIRSE, encoded by the coding sequence ATGCGTTTTCGAGATCTTTTCAGTATGAGCGCGGCAAGTCTCTGGAAGCGGAAAGTGCGTACGGTGCTGACAGTGCTGGGCGTGGTGATCGGTACGGCTTCTATCGTCGTCATGGTTTCGCTGGGGCTGGGGCTGAATCGTTCCACGATGCAGAATATTGAGGAAAACGGCGGCCTGACAACGATCGAGGTGCAGGAAGCGAGCCAGTATATGGACAGTAGTGAGACGTCGGCGGAGAAAGACCAAAAACGCCTGGATGATGAATTCGTGGAGACAATCAGCACTCATCCTCACGTCAAACTTGTCTCCCCGGTACTCAAGTTTTATGTGCTGGCGAAATGCGGTGTATATGAGAACAGCTATATGGAGCTGCGGGGAATGAGCAGTGAGGCATTGCAGAGTATGAATTTTCCGCTTGCATCCGGCAGTCTGCCTCTCTCCGAGGACAGTCTGGAACTGCTCTATGGCAATCAGATCCTGGCGGAGTTTCAGAATCCGAAGACAGGTTCCGGCTATTGGCTGGACGGTACATTGCCGGACATCGATCTGGAAAAAGACGGAGTCTTTCTCGTCTATGATATGGACAGTTATTATGCGGCACAGAATTCTTCCGGCGGACTGCCCGGAGAGAGTGGACAGACTGCCGGAAAGCCGCCGAAGAAATATCTGGCTCAGTGTGCAGGCATCATAGACGGCGGGATGGATACGTATAAATCTTACAGCTGGGGTGTGTACTGTAATATCAAGGCGCTGGAAGCACAGCTCAGGCGGGTGTTTAAAAACAAGGTTGTACCCGGGCAGCCGACGACCGCTACCGGGAAACCGTACAAAGAACTCTACTACAGTGAGATCTATGTCGAAGTCGACGAGATGGAAAACGTGGCTGAAGTCCAGAAATGGATCACGGATATGGGCTATCAGACATACAGCAATTCTGACTGGGTAGAATCCACAAAAACACAGTACGGATATATTCAGGCGGTGCTTGGCGGTATCGGTGCCGTGTCGCTGATCGTGGCGGCGATCGGGATTACGAATACGATGATGATGTCAATCTATGAGAGGACGAAGGAGATCGGTGTCATGAAAGTGATCGGCTGTGATATGAGAGACATCCGCACATTATTTTTGATGGAGGCGGGATTTATCGGGTTGATCGGCGGCGTGGCCGGACTTTTGTTCAGTCTGCTGATTTCTTTTGTCATCAATCGAGTCGTGGCCGGTATGGGGATGGAAATGACACTCTCATATATTCCTCTGTGGCTGGCCGGTTCGTCGGTCGTTTTTGCCGTTCTGATCGGCATGACAGCCGGATTTTTCCCGGCGCTGCGCGCGATGCGGCTGAGTCCGCTGGCAGCGATCAGAAGTGAATAG
- a CDS encoding formate/nitrite transporter family protein: MGNQFNSPVEVIRGNIDAGVGKAERPLGQMILMGIMAGAFIAFGGAASNVAVHGITDVGLSRALAGAIFPVGLMLIVLVGGELFTGNCLISMAVLDHKTTALKMVRNLVVVYFSNLAGAVITDSLIFYSGQFNYSAGGLGAYTIKVALAKVSIEPMAAIASGILCNMLVCLAILMAGAAKDVAGKVWAIFFPIWAFVLCGFEHCIANMFYIPAGIMAAGDPQYVAKAQELYGITAEQCAGLTAAGSLRNFIPVTIGNVIGGALFVGAMYYLIFIRRGNEHQK, encoded by the coding sequence ATGGGGAACCAATTTAATTCGCCGGTGGAAGTGATACGCGGAAATATCGATGCCGGTGTGGGAAAGGCGGAGAGGCCGCTGGGGCAGATGATCCTGATGGGGATCATGGCCGGGGCATTTATCGCATTCGGAGGTGCAGCCAGCAATGTGGCAGTTCACGGTATCACAGATGTGGGACTTTCCAGGGCGCTGGCAGGGGCGATCTTCCCGGTAGGACTGATGCTGATCGTACTCGTAGGGGGCGAGCTGTTTACTGGTAACTGCCTGATTTCGATGGCAGTGCTGGACCATAAAACGACTGCCTTGAAGATGGTGCGCAATCTGGTCGTTGTCTATTTCAGTAATCTGGCCGGAGCGGTCATAACCGACAGCCTGATCTTTTACAGCGGACAGTTCAATTATTCTGCGGGCGGACTTGGCGCATATACGATCAAAGTCGCGTTGGCGAAGGTGTCCATTGAGCCAATGGCGGCAATCGCTTCCGGGATTTTGTGTAATATGCTCGTCTGTCTTGCCATATTGATGGCCGGAGCGGCGAAAGACGTGGCTGGTAAGGTTTGGGCGATCTTTTTCCCGATCTGGGCGTTTGTCTTGTGTGGGTTTGAACACTGCATTGCCAATATGTTTTACATACCGGCGGGCATCATGGCGGCGGGAGATCCACAGTATGTAGCAAAAGCGCAGGAATTGTATGGGATCACTGCCGAGCAGTGTGCCGGGCTGACTGCAGCCGGCAGTCTGCGCAACTTTATTCCGGTCACAATTGGCAATGTGATCGGCGGTGCACTTTTTGTCGGCGCCATGTATTATCTGATTTTTATCCGCAGGGGAAATGAACACCAGAAGTGA
- the glgD gene encoding glucose-1-phosphate adenylyltransferase subunit GlgD: protein MVSSSKSALGIIFPNSYDSLVPELVNVRLMASIPFASRYRLIDFVLSSMAHCNIDNISVMVNNNYHSLMDHLDSGREWDLVRKNGGLHIFPPFAEKGAKPYVGRVGALASILDFLKDQKEKYVVMTDTNVIVNFDYKSMIKAHIESGADVTVAYNEQPLPDSIIKYQSNDKGFYYTLDIKDGRVTKIYVNSKETGVKNYSMNIYIVARELLIDLITEASIHGQEYFERDVLLPQVNKLNIQAYKYDKYVARISDMKSYFDENMKLLDDYNLDALFSGSPIYTKIRDDTPTRYTNGAKVQNVMVADGCIIEGEVENSILFRGVKVAKGAKVRNCILMQSTEIEAGANVEYLITDKNVTVTSGKEMKGTDTFPIYIGKFQIV from the coding sequence ATGGTAAGTTCAAGTAAAAGCGCATTGGGCATTATTTTCCCAAACAGTTATGATTCCCTCGTACCGGAGCTGGTCAATGTACGTTTGATGGCTTCCATCCCCTTTGCCAGCCGTTATCGTCTGATCGACTTTGTACTGTCCAGCATGGCTCACTGCAACATTGACAATATCTCCGTTATGGTAAATAACAATTATCATTCCCTGATGGATCATCTGGATTCCGGACGTGAATGGGATCTGGTGCGTAAGAATGGTGGCCTTCATATTTTCCCGCCGTTTGCTGAAAAAGGCGCCAAGCCTTATGTCGGACGAGTCGGCGCACTGGCCAGCATCCTGGACTTTCTTAAAGACCAGAAAGAAAAGTATGTGGTGATGACGGACACGAATGTAATCGTGAATTTTGATTATAAGTCCATGATCAAAGCTCATATTGAGAGCGGCGCTGACGTGACTGTGGCATACAACGAGCAGCCTCTTCCTGACAGTATCATCAAATACCAGTCCAATGATAAGGGATTTTATTATACGCTCGACATCAAAGATGGACGTGTGACTAAGATTTACGTAAACAGCAAAGAGACCGGCGTCAAAAACTACTCCATGAACATCTATATTGTCGCCCGCGAGCTTCTGATCGACCTGATTACCGAAGCCTCCATCCATGGCCAGGAATATTTCGAGCGTGATGTCCTGTTACCGCAGGTGAACAAGCTGAACATACAGGCATATAAATACGACAAATATGTAGCTCGTATCAGTGATATGAAGAGCTATTTCGATGAAAATATGAAGCTGCTGGATGATTACAATCTGGATGCTCTCTTCTCCGGCTCTCCGATCTATACGAAAATACGTGACGATACCCCTACCCGCTACACAAACGGTGCCAAAGTCCAGAACGTGATGGTTGCCGACGGCTGCATCATCGAAGGAGAAGTGGAAAACAGTATTTTATTCCGTGGCGTAAAAGTCGCAAAGGGCGCCAAAGTACGCAACTGTATTCTCATGCAGAGTACGGAGATCGAGGCCGGTGCCAATGTGGAATATCTGATCACCGATAAAAATGTTACGGTTACTTCCGGAAAAGAAATGAAAGGAACGGATACCTTCCCGATCTATATCGGAAAATTCCAGATCGTCTGA
- a CDS encoding glucose-1-phosphate adenylyltransferase: protein MAKEMIAMLLAGGQGSRLYTLTQKLAKPAVPFGGKYRIIDFPLSNCVNSGIDTVGILTQYQPLVLNEYIGNGQPWDLDRLHGGVHVLPPYQKASGSDWYKGTANAIYQNIAFIERYDPQYVIILSGDQICKQDYSDFLKFHKEKGAEFSVAVMEVPWEEASRFGLMVTDDNDKITEFQEKPKNPKSNLASMGIYIFNWDILKKYLEEDEADPNSENDFGNNIIPNLLRDSREMYAYHFSGYWKDVGTIPSLWEANMEVLDPEHSGINLFDEDWKIYSRNSGMTGHKINADAIVENSMITDGCRIKGTVKHSVLFAGVKVEKGAIVEDAVIMGGTTIKSGAVVKHCIIAENVTIGENAVVGAMPTENEDGVATVGSGVTIGDNATIGPKAMVSKNVEGGEEKW, encoded by the coding sequence ATGGCAAAAGAAATGATTGCAATGCTTCTCGCCGGTGGACAGGGGTCCCGTCTATATACATTGACACAGAAGCTTGCAAAACCAGCAGTACCATTCGGTGGAAAATACCGTATCATAGATTTTCCATTATCTAACTGCGTCAACTCCGGTATTGATACGGTAGGCATTCTGACTCAGTATCAGCCACTGGTATTAAACGAATACATTGGAAACGGACAGCCTTGGGATCTTGACCGTCTCCACGGAGGCGTACATGTTCTGCCGCCTTACCAGAAAGCAAGCGGATCGGACTGGTATAAGGGAACAGCAAATGCGATCTATCAGAATATCGCGTTTATCGAGAGATATGACCCGCAGTATGTCATCATCCTTTCCGGTGATCAGATCTGTAAACAGGACTACAGTGATTTCTTGAAATTCCATAAGGAAAAGGGTGCAGAATTCAGTGTGGCCGTTATGGAAGTTCCCTGGGAGGAAGCATCCCGCTTCGGTCTGATGGTTACGGATGACAATGACAAGATTACCGAATTCCAGGAAAAACCGAAAAATCCGAAATCCAATCTGGCTTCCATGGGTATCTATATCTTCAACTGGGATATTCTCAAAAAATATCTGGAAGAAGACGAAGCAGATCCGAATTCCGAGAACGATTTTGGCAATAACATTATCCCCAATCTGCTCCGCGACAGTCGTGAGATGTATGCTTATCACTTCAGCGGCTACTGGAAAGATGTGGGAACGATCCCTTCCCTCTGGGAAGCAAACATGGAAGTGCTCGATCCGGAACACAGCGGTATCAACCTGTTTGACGAAGACTGGAAGATATACAGCCGTAACAGCGGTATGACAGGTCATAAGATCAATGCGGACGCCATTGTCGAAAACTCCATGATCACCGATGGCTGCCGGATCAAAGGTACCGTAAAACATTCGGTCTTATTTGCCGGCGTTAAGGTGGAAAAGGGCGCAATCGTTGAAGATGCAGTCATCATGGGCGGCACTACGATCAAGTCCGGCGCCGTAGTCAAACACTGTATCATAGCTGAAAACGTGACGATCGGCGAGAACGCTGTTGTCGGTGCAATGCCTACCGAAAATGAGGACGGCGTGGCAACAGTCGGATCCGGGGTTACGATCGGTGACAACGCCACAATCGGTCCCAAAGCGATGGTAAGTAAAAATGTGGAAGGCGGTGAAGAGAAATGGTAA
- a CDS encoding MATE family efflux transporter: MQDKQKTELFEQMAVPRAVAKLTIPTIISSLVMVIYNMADTYFVGMMNDPIQNAAVTLAAPVLLAFNAVNNLFGVGSSSMMSRALGRKDYDMVSRSSAFGFYLSLVCGVLFSIFCTVFCDPLLVLLGADAGTMAATGAYMKWTVSFGAAPAILNVVLAYLVRSEGSSFHASVGTMSGCLLNMVLDPIFILPWGMNMGAAGAGLATFLSNCVACIYFFVLLFVKRGHTYVCIHPGRLGWRKAVVLGICGVGIPAAIQNLLNVTGMTILNNFTSTFGADAVAAMGITQKINMVPMYIALGFSQGIMPLVSYSYSSGNYKRMKETLSFTMKTVLTFIVVMAAAYYCGAGYLTGLFMKNETIVAYGTRFLRGFCLGLPFLCVDFMAVGVFQAVGKGKEAFFFAIMRKIILEIPALYLLNALFPLYGLAYAQFTAEVVLAAAAVCVLWRMFAKLQRDV, encoded by the coding sequence ATGCAGGATAAACAGAAAACGGAGTTGTTTGAACAGATGGCAGTGCCAAGAGCGGTGGCGAAACTGACGATCCCTACGATCATCAGTTCTCTGGTGATGGTTATTTATAATATGGCGGATACGTATTTCGTGGGTATGATGAATGATCCGATCCAGAATGCGGCGGTCACTCTGGCGGCGCCGGTGCTGCTGGCATTTAATGCGGTCAACAATCTATTTGGCGTCGGCAGTTCCAGTATGATGAGCCGGGCTCTCGGGCGGAAAGATTATGATATGGTCTCCCGCAGCAGTGCGTTCGGATTTTATCTGTCTCTGGTCTGCGGTGTTTTATTTTCTATTTTTTGCACGGTATTTTGCGATCCACTGCTTGTCTTACTTGGTGCTGACGCCGGGACTATGGCGGCTACCGGTGCCTACATGAAATGGACTGTCAGCTTTGGCGCGGCTCCGGCAATTCTCAATGTCGTGCTGGCTTATCTTGTGCGTTCGGAGGGGAGTTCCTTTCATGCGAGCGTCGGCACGATGAGCGGCTGCCTGCTCAATATGGTTCTTGACCCGATTTTTATTTTACCATGGGGAATGAATATGGGAGCCGCCGGCGCAGGTCTGGCGACATTCCTCTCTAATTGTGTGGCCTGTATCTATTTCTTTGTTCTGCTGTTTGTGAAGCGCGGTCACACTTACGTCTGTATCCATCCGGGCAGACTTGGCTGGAGAAAGGCGGTCGTACTCGGCATATGCGGTGTAGGCATACCGGCGGCGATTCAGAATCTGCTGAATGTGACGGGCATGACGATCCTGAACAATTTTACTTCCACCTTTGGCGCAGATGCGGTGGCGGCGATGGGGATCACACAGAAGATCAACATGGTTCCCATGTATATTGCGCTTGGCTTTTCACAGGGGATCATGCCGCTTGTCAGCTACAGTTATTCAAGTGGGAATTATAAGAGAATGAAAGAGACGCTTTCTTTTACAATGAAGACAGTGCTCACCTTTATCGTGGTCATGGCGGCCGCTTATTACTGCGGCGCCGGTTACCTGACAGGGTTGTTTATGAAAAATGAGACGATTGTGGCATATGGGACAAGATTTCTGAGGGGCTTTTGTCTGGGTCTGCCCTTTCTCTGTGTGGACTTTATGGCGGTCGGCGTATTTCAGGCGGTGGGAAAAGGTAAGGAAGCCTTTTTCTTCGCCATTATGCGCAAGATTATTTTGGAAATACCGGCGCTTTATCTGCTGAACGCTCTGTTTCCGCTGTATGGACTTGCCTACGCACAGTTTACCGCAGAAGTCGTACTGGCGGCCGCTGCGGTCTGTGTGCTGTGGCGTATGTTTGCCAAATTGCAGAGAGACGTCTGA
- a CDS encoding TlpA disulfide reductase family protein, producing the protein MKSKWKLMAGIALLAVFLIGSAQVYRILSGSYTVLKNPSSESASDPESEKLLAPDFTVFDKDGNEVKLSSFRGTPVVVNFWASWCPPCKAEMPDFHKLWEETGDDIAFLMINATDGMRETKETADSFLAEQEYRFPVYYDTQQEALYTFAVNSFPTTFIIDSDGYLVQRYVGMIDEDILREAIEPVR; encoded by the coding sequence ATGAAATCAAAATGGAAACTTATGGCAGGCATCGCCTTGCTGGCCGTCTTTCTGATCGGCAGCGCACAGGTTTACCGGATTTTAAGCGGCAGCTATACGGTTCTCAAAAATCCGTCGTCTGAATCGGCTTCAGACCCCGAAAGCGAGAAGCTGCTTGCGCCGGATTTCACAGTTTTTGACAAGGATGGCAATGAAGTAAAGCTCTCCTCATTCCGGGGCACTCCTGTCGTTGTCAATTTCTGGGCCAGCTGGTGTCCTCCCTGTAAAGCGGAAATGCCGGACTTTCACAAATTATGGGAAGAGACCGGCGATGACATCGCTTTTCTGATGATCAATGCCACCGACGGCATGAGAGAAACAAAAGAGACCGCGGACAGCTTCCTTGCAGAGCAGGAATACCGCTTCCCCGTCTATTACGACACACAGCAGGAAGCGCTCTATACGTTCGCAGTCAACTCCTTTCCCACTACCTTCATCATAGACAGTGACGGTTATCTCGTACAGAGATATGTCGGCATGATTGATGAAGACATACTGAGGGAAGCCATCGAACCCGTCAGGTAA
- a CDS encoding cytochrome c biogenesis protein CcdA produces the protein MQYLLSFLEGIITFVSPCLLPMLPVYISYFAGGNSPKSGKGRALKNALGFVCGFTLVFVTLGVFAGSIGQLLQRYAAAVNVVTGLIVIIFGLNFLGLIRIGVLNQTRRKEVQFHELHFLSSALFGIVFSIGWTPCVGAFLGSALMLASRQGSAVQGLFMLLCYSLGLGIPFVASALFIDQMKSTFQWIKTHYRIVNLLSGSLLVLVGILMMTGRMAYFLSLFTPIAN, from the coding sequence ATGCAGTATTTATTATCATTTTTAGAGGGAATTATCACCTTTGTCTCTCCCTGTCTGCTCCCCATGCTTCCGGTATATATCTCTTACTTTGCCGGTGGAAACAGCCCAAAATCGGGCAAAGGCAGGGCACTGAAAAATGCGCTGGGATTTGTCTGCGGCTTCACACTCGTTTTCGTAACGCTCGGTGTCTTTGCCGGCAGCATCGGACAGCTTCTTCAGCGCTATGCCGCTGCCGTCAATGTAGTGACCGGCCTGATTGTAATCATTTTCGGATTAAACTTTCTGGGACTGATCCGGATCGGCGTGCTCAATCAGACAAGACGGAAAGAAGTGCAATTCCACGAGCTACACTTTCTCTCTTCCGCTCTGTTCGGAATCGTCTTTTCGATCGGCTGGACTCCATGCGTGGGCGCATTTCTTGGCTCTGCCCTGATGCTCGCCTCCCGCCAGGGCTCCGCGGTACAGGGACTTTTCATGCTGCTGTGCTATTCCCTGGGGCTTGGCATCCCCTTTGTCGCCAGCGCGCTTTTTATCGACCAGATGAAGTCCACTTTCCAGTGGATCAAAACGCATTACCGCATCGTCAATCTGCTGTCCGGCTCTCTTCTCGTCCTGGTAGGCATCCTGATGATGACCGGCCGCATGGCATATTTTCTTTCCCTGTTCACCCCCATTGCTAATTAA
- a CDS encoding response regulator, with amino-acid sequence MKNFKIIVFNAAIVVMVTLSILLYVSHQHEDARENASRSFEMTTQTMEAVASSYLVTTQNLVDSQENYINGNRMTLEEAIAYVRQTRTSNEISRHIVMLDTLEGMSTDPSAADADDYHVSYAGLDVIDLEKLEHKQGVYLTGSYRNPMDDTIVVSYCNKVKITDEDGVERPAALLRVLPVSILQEQWVFPSSYADAETLLMKTDGDCVVGQHIAPGSNFYEFIESYRSSEVNIADLETVITEQEKGAFSALDAQGKELYVTYCRLQANRDWVLVSYIPATSLRVSTTDWTIPCIIIVALAVVLAVDVLYFGAQAKQKQKIQETMREQLDVIDVLGQEYLMLWGVDVHTGVCKLYRADPEKISVLQQIGVSESMDYKTIISRYIDHYVTREEQEELKKTILRDGFFEEIAENSIYTVNYTRQIGEEMRYFQMCFAKNIRSGGEAMGVVGFRNIDETVRNEMRQKKLLSDALEQAEAANEAKSKFLSNMSHDIRTPMNGIIGMTAIAGAHLDDQERVADCLKKITVASKHLLGLINEVLDMSKIESGRVDLNEEAFNLSDLVDNLLTMSKAQIRAHQHELVVNINNVIHEKVIGDSLRIQQVFMNLMGNAIKYTPDGGEIKLTISEKKTNRKKTGFYEIVFEDNGIGMSEEFVQRIFEPFARADDGRISKIQGTGLGMPIARNITRMMGGDIAVESRLHEGSRFTVTFLLELQEEEEISYDKFIDLSVLVVDDDSMSCESACDMLDGMGMKSEWVLSGKEAVARVAQRHESGDDFFAVIVDWKMPEMDGVTTTMEMRKIVGDDIPIIIISAYDWSDIEQEARKAGADAFIGKPLFKSRMVSLFHEFVEGAQEEKKDKDTPLEDLGKLDLSDKRVLLVEDNELNAEIAQEILEMTGIKVELAENGSVAVDMVAAAAPGYYDIVLMDIQMPLMNGYEATRAIRAFDRKDTKELPIIAMTANAFVEDVHASKGAGMNGHMAKPLDLRVLSEVLHKWVLK; translated from the coding sequence ATGAAGAACTTTAAGATTATTGTGTTTAATGCGGCGATTGTGGTCATGGTCACGCTGTCGATTCTGCTCTATGTATCCCATCAGCATGAGGATGCCCGGGAGAATGCCAGCCGGTCTTTTGAGATGACGACACAGACGATGGAAGCTGTGGCCAGCTCTTATCTTGTGACGACGCAGAATCTGGTTGACAGTCAGGAAAACTATATCAATGGAAACCGGATGACTCTGGAGGAAGCCATTGCGTATGTGAGGCAGACGAGGACGAGCAACGAAATATCCAGACATATCGTGATGCTTGATACACTGGAAGGGATGTCGACAGACCCGTCTGCGGCAGATGCGGACGATTATCATGTCAGCTATGCCGGTCTGGACGTGATTGATCTGGAGAAACTGGAGCATAAGCAGGGTGTGTATCTGACGGGAAGTTATCGGAACCCCATGGATGACACTATCGTTGTCTCTTATTGTAATAAAGTAAAGATTACAGATGAGGACGGCGTGGAGCGGCCGGCAGCCCTGCTGCGGGTATTGCCCGTATCTATTTTACAGGAACAGTGGGTGTTTCCTTCCTCTTATGCCGATGCGGAAACACTTTTGATGAAAACGGACGGGGACTGTGTGGTGGGCCAGCATATCGCTCCGGGCAGCAACTTTTATGAGTTTATTGAATCTTACAGGAGCAGCGAGGTCAATATCGCAGATCTGGAGACGGTGATCACGGAACAGGAAAAAGGCGCTTTCTCCGCTCTGGACGCACAGGGAAAAGAGCTTTATGTTACCTACTGCCGTCTGCAGGCGAACCGGGACTGGGTGCTTGTCAGCTATATCCCGGCCACGTCGCTTCGGGTATCGACGACAGACTGGACGATCCCCTGCATAATCATTGTGGCACTGGCGGTTGTGCTTGCCGTGGATGTCTTATACTTCGGAGCGCAGGCAAAGCAGAAACAGAAGATTCAGGAGACCATGCGGGAACAGTTGGATGTGATCGACGTGTTGGGGCAGGAATATCTGATGCTCTGGGGCGTTGACGTACATACAGGTGTCTGCAAACTTTATCGGGCAGATCCGGAAAAGATCAGTGTGCTCCAGCAGATTGGTGTCTCGGAGTCAATGGATTATAAGACAATCATCAGTCGTTATATTGATCATTATGTGACCCGGGAAGAACAGGAGGAACTGAAAAAGACTATTCTTCGGGACGGCTTTTTTGAAGAGATCGCGGAGAACAGTATCTATACTGTGAATTATACAAGGCAGATCGGGGAAGAAATGCGTTATTTCCAGATGTGCTTTGCGAAAAATATCCGTTCCGGCGGGGAGGCAATGGGCGTAGTTGGATTCCGGAATATTGATGAGACGGTGAGAAATGAAATGCGCCAGAAAAAACTGCTCAGTGATGCCCTGGAGCAGGCGGAGGCGGCAAACGAGGCAAAGAGTAAATTCCTGTCCAATATGAGTCACGATATTCGCACACCGATGAACGGAATTATCGGTATGACGGCGATCGCCGGCGCGCATCTGGATGATCAGGAGCGGGTGGCCGACTGCCTGAAGAAGATTACCGTGGCCAGCAAGCATCTGCTCGGACTGATCAATGAAGTCCTGGACATGAGCAAAATTGAATCGGGCAGGGTAGATCTCAATGAGGAAGCCTTTAACCTGTCCGATCTTGTTGACAATCTGCTGACAATGAGTAAGGCACAGATACGTGCGCATCAACATGAACTGGTCGTCAATATTAACAATGTGATTCATGAAAAAGTCATCGGTGACAGTCTGCGTATCCAGCAGGTATTTATGAATCTGATGGGAAATGCGATCAAGTATACACCGGATGGCGGGGAGATCAAACTGACGATCTCCGAGAAAAAGACGAACCGTAAGAAGACCGGGTTTTATGAGATCGTATTTGAGGACAATGGGATCGGCATGTCGGAAGAGTTTGTACAGCGGATCTTTGAGCCTTTTGCTCGCGCGGACGATGGCAGGATCAGTAAAATACAGGGCACAGGCCTTGGTATGCCGATTGCAAGAAATATTACCCGTATGATGGGCGGCGACATAGCGGTGGAGAGCAGACTGCATGAAGGTTCCAGGTTTACGGTGACGTTCCTGTTGGAACTGCAGGAGGAAGAAGAGATCAGCTATGACAAATTCATTGACTTGTCGGTACTCGTAGTTGATGACGACAGTATGAGTTGCGAATCCGCCTGTGATATGCTGGACGGAATGGGCATGAAGAGCGAATGGGTGCTCTCCGGCAAAGAGGCGGTCGCGCGGGTTGCGCAGAGACATGAGTCCGGCGATGACTTTTTCGCGGTGATCGTGGACTGGAAAATGCCGGAGATGGATGGGGTTACCACAACGATGGAGATGCGCAAAATTGTGGGCGACGACATCCCGATCATCATCATTTCCGCCTATGACTGGTCTGACATCGAGCAGGAGGCCAGAAAGGCGGGGGCCGACGCCTTTATCGGTAAACCTCTGTTTAAATCGAGAATGGTGTCACTTTTTCACGAGTTTGTGGAGGGGGCACAGGAGGAAAAGAAGGATAAAGATACACCTCTGGAAGATCTTGGCAAACTGGATCTGAGCGATAAGAGGGTGCTTCTTGTCGAGGATAATGAACTGAATGCGGAGATTGCCCAGGAAATACTGGAAATGACAGGTATTAAGGTGGAGCTGGCGGAAAACGGTTCAGTGGCGGTCGATATGGTTGCCGCGGCTGCGCCCGGATATTACGACATCGTGCTGATGGACATTCAGATGCCTTTGATGAACGGGTATGAGGCGACGAGAGCAATCCGTGCATTTGACCGGAAGGATACGAAGGAGTTGCCGATCATTGCCATGACGGCCAATGCGTTTGTGGAGGACGTACATGCTTCGAAAGGAGCGGGAATGAACGGGCACATGGCGAAACCCCTGGATCTGCGTGTACTGTCGGAAGTACTGCATAAATGGGTCTTGAAATAA